A genome region from Bemisia tabaci chromosome 3, PGI_BMITA_v3 includes the following:
- the P58IPK gene encoding dnaJ homolog subfamily C member 3, which produces MDCLHSPAVKICSTWIIFAALDTLITGALVSAFPKQYAGYAVILPFIFPVSSDSSHSGKPSSVEVKKHLELGGEFLSKGQLQDALSHYHAAVEGDPENYLTYFKRGTVYFALGKASLAFSDFDKALELKPDFDAAKYQRGVVSMKQADLTQALKDFNDIWQTSSEQSADAKEQLDKVNRLVDIIEFAEHSFNKKDYQTSIQYLTSAIELCPWAPRLRDLRASSYLAINDLTYAINDLRSATKLIPDNTDGYYKLSKLFYEIGKVQDALREIRECLKLDPEHKLCFPHYKVVKKVDKLLAEAQQNLDEQDYESCISNAKKVLKTETKEQQIIFLANEKLCQCYLKSGQVSQSLTACNEALEIEKTASLYCDLAEAHIAADMFAEAIHDYKEALEIESGYQRAEEGIKRAQKLQKQSEKRDYYKILGVSRNANKQEITKAYRKAAQKWHPDNFQGEEKKMAEKKFIDIAAAKEVLTDPEKRQKFDQGEDPLDPEGQGQQQGFNPFQQFHQFHGSPFQFKFHFH; this is translated from the exons ATGGACTGTTTGCACTCTCCAGCAGTCAAAATCTGTTCAACTTGGATAATATTTGCGGCGCTGGACACGCTGATTACAG GTGCATTAGTCAGTGCATTTCCAAAACAGTATGCAGGGTATGCTGTGATCCTCCCATTCATTTTCCCTGTATCTTCAGATAGCAGTCATAGTGGGAAACCCTCATCAGTCGAAGTGAAGAAACATCTTGAATTGGGTGGTGAATTTTTGTCCAAAGGACAACTTCAAGATGCTCTATCACATTACCATGCTGCTGTGG AGGGAGATCCTGAAAACTACCTCACTTACTTCAAAAGAGGCACTGTTTACTTCGCTTTGGGCAAAGCAAGTTTAGCATTTTCTGATTTTGACAAAGCCCTAGAATTGAAGCCTGATTTTGATGCG gcTAAGTACCAAAGAGGTGTCGTATCTATGAAACAAGCTGATTTGACTCAAGCCCTAAAGGACTTCAATGACATT TGGCAGACTAGCAGTGAGCAATCTGCCGATGCCAAAGAACAATTGGATAAAGTCAATAGGTTAGTTGACATCATCGAATTCGCTGAGCACAGTTTCAACAAGAAAGACTACCAAACATCAATCCAGTACCTCACATCTGCAATCGAG ctttgtcCGTGGGCGCCTCGGTTGAGAGATCTTCGGGCCTCCTCATACCTTGCCATCAATGACCTAACATATGCCATAAATGATCTGCGCAGTGCCACAAAACTCATCCCAGACAACACGGATGGATATTATAAATTATCCAAGCTGTTTTATGAAATCGGAAAGGTTCAGGATGCTTTACg AGAAATTCGAGAATGCCTTAAACTTGATCCGGAACACAAGCTGTGTTTCCCTCACTACAAAGTTGTTAAAAAAGTAGACAAATTATTGGCTGAAGCCCAGCAGAATCTTGACGAGCAAGATTATGAATCTTGCATCTCTAACGCAAAGAAG GTTTTAAAAACCGAGACGAAAGAAcaacaaattatatttttagcAAACGAAAAGCTGTGTCAATGTTACCTTAAGAGCGGCCAAGTAAGTCAAAGTTTGACAGCATGCAATGAAGCGCTAGAAATTGAGAAGACAGCCTCTCTATACTGTGATCTAGCAGAAGCACATATCGCAGCTGATATGTTTGCAGAAG CTATACATGACTACAAAGAGGCCCTTGAAATAGAAAGTGGATACCAAAGAGCTGAAGAAGGCATCAAAAGAGCTCAGAAGCTCCAGAAACAATCCGAGAAACGAGACTATTATAAAATTCTAGGTGTTTCAAGAAACGCCAATAAGCAGGAAATAACAAAAGCATACAG GAAAGCTGCACAAAAATGGCATCCTGACAACTTCCAGGGTGAAGAAAAGAAGATGGCCGAAAAGAAATTCATCGACATTGCTGCTGCAAAAGAAGTTCTCACTGACCCAG aaaaaagacAGAAATTCGATCAGGGTGAAGATCCGCTGGATCCTGAGGGTCAAGGTCAGCAGCAAGGTTTCAACCCGTTCCAACAATTCCACCAGTTCCACGGCAGTCCGTTCCAGTTCAAGTTTCACTTCCACTGA